One window of uncultured Trichococcus sp. genomic DNA carries:
- a CDS encoding PRD domain-containing protein, whose amino-acid sequence MSTASDREVLLRSLLSNKETDLQSLEEASGKNRYQIKTIISELNDVYEGLLTIRYKDESQVGIVRKEGANIFNTLQYNIHQDFNKVECRIAYLLYRLICTEEYLNIGDLSEEMSVSRSTVNNDLKKLKQLLEKYNAKIVGIPNKGITFQCSEFGTRLVLIYEVFELLQMTFLPDQEIQAALDGLVRDYKLDEQAKELLHKALAVSVNRLAHGHTIASEIPMYKNFEADSANIIAYVQLLQEKFEVSLNDHEIAFLAFPINTRNSAYVKGSENTENEEVLRQVVSSMLKTVRDQVMIEIDEEAFFDKVKYHLLFLINRLVFRIPNTDLYLEQIKLKYPLAFELAKISLSELNRLYQLRASADDISYLAVYYALMLDERQANDSKGKSTKDVGIITNLGRGSFELISRQIKEIVGNEMNIVHINTDSLPKEKLKRFRLLFTTEEISVDTEVPVIKIDRLVSPDDLAQKIYAVEKDQYNIKYLTNENISYHLVNLKGQMGYFDYVEEIMSYLSRRYRLSDDILDRFVEKEERHTMIYENKVAFPHLTDPNVNKLVFVLGNITMANRNDAFSLMLFLVTPEKISEQQERILMQVYDFVFKVINDPTLIDDLKKVDDAQGLIEMLEKRGTK is encoded by the coding sequence ATGTCAACGGCAAGCGATAGAGAAGTTTTGCTGAGAAGTTTACTTTCAAATAAAGAAACGGATCTTCAAAGTCTTGAGGAAGCGTCGGGAAAAAATAGATACCAAATCAAAACGATCATTTCGGAATTGAACGATGTCTACGAAGGGCTCTTAACAATCCGGTACAAGGATGAATCGCAAGTAGGCATCGTCAGAAAGGAGGGGGCGAACATATTCAACACACTTCAGTACAATATCCATCAAGACTTCAATAAGGTAGAATGCAGGATCGCGTATCTGTTGTACCGCTTGATATGCACAGAGGAGTACCTGAATATCGGAGACCTCTCCGAAGAAATGAGCGTAAGCAGGAGCACGGTGAATAATGACCTTAAAAAGCTGAAGCAGCTTTTGGAGAAATACAATGCGAAAATCGTCGGAATCCCGAACAAAGGCATCACCTTCCAGTGCAGCGAATTCGGCACCCGCCTGGTGCTCATCTATGAAGTCTTCGAGCTGCTGCAGATGACCTTTCTGCCGGACCAAGAAATCCAAGCTGCGCTTGACGGACTCGTCCGGGACTACAAGCTGGATGAGCAGGCGAAAGAATTACTTCATAAGGCGCTGGCCGTAAGCGTTAACAGATTGGCGCATGGGCATACGATAGCTTCCGAGATTCCGATGTACAAAAACTTTGAGGCGGATTCGGCAAACATCATCGCTTATGTCCAACTGCTGCAAGAGAAATTTGAAGTTTCATTGAATGACCATGAAATTGCTTTTCTTGCTTTCCCGATCAACACGAGGAATTCGGCTTACGTAAAAGGATCAGAAAATACCGAGAACGAAGAGGTACTGAGGCAAGTCGTTTCCAGCATGCTGAAGACGGTACGGGACCAAGTCATGATCGAAATCGATGAAGAAGCCTTCTTCGATAAAGTCAAATACCATCTGCTGTTCTTGATAAACAGGCTGGTCTTCCGGATCCCGAACACGGATCTGTATCTGGAGCAGATCAAGCTCAAATATCCTTTGGCCTTCGAGCTGGCGAAGATTTCGCTTTCGGAACTGAATCGCCTTTACCAGTTGCGTGCAAGCGCGGACGACATCAGTTATCTGGCTGTCTATTACGCACTGATGCTGGACGAAAGGCAAGCGAACGATTCCAAAGGCAAAAGCACAAAGGATGTCGGCATCATCACAAACCTTGGAAGAGGGAGTTTCGAACTGATCAGCAGACAGATCAAAGAAATCGTCGGGAATGAGATGAATATCGTTCACATCAATACCGACAGCCTGCCGAAAGAAAAATTGAAGCGGTTCCGGCTGCTGTTCACAACCGAAGAGATTTCCGTGGACACCGAAGTCCCTGTCATCAAAATCGACAGGTTAGTCAGCCCGGACGACTTAGCCCAAAAAATCTATGCGGTGGAAAAAGATCAATACAATATCAAATACCTGACAAACGAAAATATCAGTTATCACCTCGTCAATCTGAAAGGCCAGATGGGTTACTTTGATTACGTGGAAGAGATCATGTCCTATCTTTCCAGAAGATACCGCTTGTCCGATGATATTCTGGACCGATTCGTCGAAAAAGAAGAAAGACACACAATGATTTATGAAAACAAGGTAGCTTTCCCCCATTTGACCGACCCTAACGTCAACAAGTTGGTGTTTGTCCTGGGGAACATCACGATGGCCAACCGCAACGATGCGTTTTCCTTGATGTTATTTCTAGTGACACCCGAGAAAATTTCTGAGCAGCAAGAGAGAATCTTGATGCAAGTATACGATTTTGTCTTTAAGGTCATCAATGATCCGACTTTGATCGATGATCTGAAAAAAGTGGATGATGCACAAGGTCTTATTGAGATGCTGGAGAAAAGAGGTACGAAATAG
- a CDS encoding sorbitol-6-phosphate dehydrogenase subunit: MANNWLELDGKTVIVTGGNSGIGLHIADHLKQQGANVVVADLSVETGTNVYGKLNVKTDVTSIESIEAMVEKAVEKFGKIDVLVNNAGMNLPRLLVDVYSDERKYEIDEDSFNKMTAVNQKGMVFTTQAVVRNMLKNKVEGTIINISSESGMEGSVGQSIYSATKGATNSYTRSWAKELGKFGIKVVGIAPGINEKTGLTTPAYNEALAYTRNIPVEQLDTGYEKSIPLGRVGKLDEIGYLVAFLSSNKSAYITGTTINITGGKSRG; encoded by the coding sequence ATGGCAAACAACTGGTTGGAATTAGACGGAAAAACGGTTATCGTTACAGGAGGCAATTCAGGTATCGGCTTACACATCGCGGATCACTTGAAACAACAAGGCGCAAACGTCGTTGTGGCGGATTTAAGTGTTGAAACGGGAACAAACGTTTATGGTAAACTGAATGTGAAAACAGATGTAACTTCGATCGAGAGCATCGAGGCGATGGTCGAAAAAGCTGTTGAGAAATTTGGCAAAATCGATGTTTTGGTCAATAATGCAGGTATGAACTTGCCGCGTTTATTGGTGGATGTCTACAGTGACGAAAGAAAATACGAAATTGATGAAGATTCATTCAACAAAATGACAGCAGTCAATCAAAAAGGAATGGTATTCACTACCCAAGCCGTCGTCAGAAACATGCTGAAGAACAAAGTGGAAGGCACGATCATCAATATCTCTTCCGAATCCGGCATGGAAGGTTCGGTCGGTCAAAGCATCTATTCAGCAACAAAAGGCGCTACGAATTCTTATACGCGTTCATGGGCAAAAGAACTTGGTAAATTTGGCATCAAAGTCGTCGGCATCGCACCGGGGATCAATGAAAAAACAGGATTGACAACTCCTGCCTACAATGAAGCATTGGCTTACACAAGAAACATACCGGTTGAGCAGTTGGACACAGGCTATGAAAAGAGCATTCCACTGGGACGCGTCGGAAAATTGGATGAAATCGGCTACTTGGTGGCATTCTTATCATCCAACAAATCCGCTTATATCACTGGGACAACAATCAACATTACAGGCGGGAAATCTAGAGGATAG
- a CDS encoding PTS glucitol/sorbitol transporter subunit IIC, which yields MDFLVKGAESFIGLFQLGANTFMSWMTGIVPIVLMLMVFMNVVIKLIGEEKINGLAQRFSKYSLVRNCILPFLAAFMLGNPASFTLGRFLPEFYKPSFYAALAQYNHTSNGLFPHINAGELFVFLGIASGVETLGLSTTPLAIRYLLVGLVMNAVGAYVTDFTTAYVCKKTGIQLSKTAKVQ from the coding sequence ATGGACTTTTTAGTCAAAGGTGCAGAAAGCTTTATCGGACTATTTCAATTAGGTGCAAATACATTTATGAGCTGGATGACCGGCATCGTCCCAATCGTCTTGATGCTGATGGTATTCATGAACGTTGTGATCAAGCTGATCGGTGAGGAAAAAATCAACGGCCTCGCACAACGCTTCTCTAAATATTCCTTGGTCAGAAACTGTATCCTACCTTTCTTGGCAGCCTTCATGTTGGGGAATCCCGCATCATTCACCTTAGGGAGATTTTTGCCGGAATTCTATAAGCCAAGTTTCTATGCGGCACTTGCGCAATACAACCATACGAGTAACGGCCTTTTCCCGCACATCAATGCAGGCGAATTGTTCGTATTCCTGGGAATCGCTTCAGGTGTTGAAACGTTAGGCTTGAGCACCACACCACTGGCTATCCGTTATCTGCTTGTCGGGCTTGTGATGAATGCTGTAGGCGCATATGTAACCGACTTCACGACGGCTTATGTCTGCAAAAAGACGGGCATTCAATTGAGCAAAACCGCGAAAGTTCAATAA
- a CDS encoding PTS glucitol/sorbitol transporter subunit IIA, whose product MSIYSTVVTEIGPNAKEFLAEDMMVLFGDDAPEALRPYCFLIEQNALEQDIQLGHALVIGDDSYRVTAVGNVVNKNLRDLGHITINFSGETVAELAGSLYVENKTVNEIAEGTIIKITETVG is encoded by the coding sequence ATGTCAATTTATTCAACGGTAGTCACAGAAATCGGACCTAACGCTAAGGAGTTTTTAGCTGAGGATATGATGGTATTGTTCGGAGACGATGCTCCGGAAGCATTGCGGCCTTATTGCTTCCTGATCGAACAAAATGCACTGGAGCAGGATATTCAACTAGGACACGCGTTGGTTATCGGCGACGATAGTTATCGCGTCACAGCAGTGGGTAATGTGGTCAACAAAAACCTCAGGGATCTGGGGCACATCACCATCAACTTCAGCGGAGAAACAGTCGCTGAATTGGCAGGCTCACTGTATGTTGAAAACAAAACAGTGAACGAAATCGCGGAAGGCACCATCATCAAAATCACTGAAACTGTGGGGTAG
- a CDS encoding glucitol/sorbitol-specific PTS transporter subunit IIBC, which yields MTKYNSIKVEKGSGGWGGPLIITPTEQKHKFIYIVGGGEKPAIVDRIAELSGMEAVNGFKTSIPDDETALAIIDCGGTLRCGIYPQKGIPTINVVATGKSGPLAKYITEEIYVSNVGLNQIQVTGETANVAAASAATAEPVAEEKVAYTTDKKLTQQNAEKGSVVAKIGLAAGKGIAIMLQSAREAVQTVLQTIIPFMAFVAMLIGIIQGSGIGNMFAKLMIPLAGNVWGLMVIGFICSLPILSPLLGPGAVIAQVIGTLIGVEIGKGNIEPSLALPALFAINTQNACDFIPVGLGLQEAEAKTVEVGVPSVLYSRFLNGVPRVFVAWLASFGLY from the coding sequence ATGACAAAATATAACAGCATCAAAGTCGAAAAAGGTTCCGGCGGCTGGGGCGGACCACTGATCATCACACCGACAGAACAAAAACATAAATTCATCTACATCGTAGGCGGCGGAGAAAAACCTGCCATCGTCGACCGAATCGCTGAACTTTCAGGGATGGAAGCTGTAAATGGATTCAAAACATCCATTCCGGATGATGAAACAGCTTTGGCCATCATCGACTGCGGAGGAACATTGAGATGCGGCATCTATCCTCAAAAAGGCATCCCGACAATCAATGTCGTTGCCACCGGCAAATCAGGTCCTTTGGCTAAATACATCACCGAAGAAATTTACGTTTCAAATGTTGGTTTGAATCAGATCCAAGTCACTGGCGAGACAGCAAATGTAGCGGCAGCAAGCGCAGCAACTGCAGAACCAGTGGCAGAAGAGAAAGTCGCTTATACTACAGACAAAAAACTGACGCAACAAAATGCCGAAAAAGGCAGCGTGGTGGCAAAAATCGGTTTGGCTGCAGGTAAAGGGATCGCGATCATGCTGCAATCAGCCCGTGAAGCGGTGCAGACAGTTTTGCAGACAATCATCCCGTTCATGGCCTTTGTAGCGATGCTGATCGGTATCATCCAGGGCAGCGGAATCGGTAATATGTTCGCGAAACTGATGATTCCATTGGCCGGCAATGTCTGGGGATTGATGGTCATCGGCTTCATCTGCTCCTTGCCTATCCTTTCTCCTCTATTGGGACCTGGCGCCGTAATCGCGCAAGTTATCGGAACATTGATTGGTGTTGAAATCGGTAAAGGCAATATCGAACCAAGCTTAGCTTTACCAGCTTTGTTCGCCATCAACACACAAAATGCTTGCGATTTCATTCCAGTCGGGTTAGGCTTGCAGGAAGCAGAAGCCAAAACAGTAGAAGTCGGCGTACCATCCGTTCTTTATTCTCGATTCCTGAACGGTGTGCCCCGCGTATTCGTCGCTTGGTTAGCAAGCTTCGGATTGTATTAA
- a CDS encoding transcriptional regulator GutM: MNNMLALGILVVSAFLIQSALGFFQIRHFGNEYNELKADGRVAIGKRAGKLTSGTIIMFQLDEKGVIVRGKKLQGTTILARFKPYNKFNGRLIEAIKAEDPDVLAEIKITRKTIMNAVTNYRMFINGEIIPEKESPFKELTKKITNIKFG, translated from the coding sequence ATGAATAATATGCTTGCATTGGGCATTCTGGTTGTCAGCGCTTTTTTGATCCAAAGCGCACTGGGTTTTTTTCAGATCAGGCATTTCGGCAATGAATACAACGAATTGAAGGCGGACGGCAGAGTTGCGATAGGCAAACGGGCAGGGAAGCTGACTTCCGGAACGATCATCATGTTCCAGCTGGATGAAAAAGGCGTCATCGTCAGAGGCAAAAAGCTGCAGGGGACGACAATCTTGGCCAGGTTCAAACCGTACAACAAGTTCAACGGCAGACTGATCGAAGCCATCAAGGCAGAGGATCCGGATGTGCTGGCTGAAATCAAGATCACCCGCAAAACCATCATGAATGCGGTCACTAATTACCGAATGTTCATAAACGGAGAAATCATTCCGGAGAAAGAATCGCCATTTAAGGAACTGACCAAAAAAATTACAAACATCAAGTTCGGATAA